A region from the Methanooceanicella nereidis genome encodes:
- the hemC gene encoding hydroxymethylbilane synthase gives MRVGTRGSKLAMAQAEKVCRLLKEAGVDAEPATIKTSGDIQVDRPLHAIKGGFGAFVREIDDHLIKGDIDLAVHSLKDVPTKRPEGLVLAAVLPRESALDVVITRDGRKLSELGEGSIVGTSSTRRSAQIKRHYPHLLTKNIRGNVDTRLRKLNEGEYDAIMLAEAGLIRLDMSIPVERLDPYTFVPSANQGVIAIVTKKDTDAFFAARKLNHMETWIETQVERIIISRLEGGCVVPMGAYACMVGDELDVICEVLSLDGSQQVRVRDTIPVEGYEEHAARIAERLSLAGGKALVDAAKKELRGVTDEQCN, from the coding sequence ATGAGGGTTGGTACCCGGGGAAGCAAACTCGCGATGGCGCAGGCCGAAAAGGTATGCCGCCTTTTAAAAGAAGCGGGCGTTGACGCAGAACCTGCCACTATAAAGACCTCGGGCGACATCCAGGTCGACAGGCCGCTTCACGCCATCAAAGGGGGCTTTGGAGCTTTTGTAAGGGAGATCGACGATCACCTGATAAAGGGAGACATCGATCTTGCGGTCCACAGCCTCAAGGACGTCCCGACAAAGCGTCCCGAAGGGCTGGTGCTTGCCGCAGTACTCCCCAGAGAATCCGCCCTTGACGTTGTCATAACGCGAGACGGCAGAAAGCTCTCGGAGCTTGGCGAAGGCTCCATAGTGGGCACTTCGAGCACAAGGAGATCAGCCCAGATAAAAAGGCATTATCCTCATTTGCTCACAAAGAACATCCGCGGCAACGTTGACACGCGCCTGAGGAAGCTGAACGAAGGCGAATACGATGCCATCATGCTGGCGGAGGCGGGCCTTATAAGGCTGGACATGAGCATCCCTGTGGAGCGTCTTGACCCTTACACATTCGTGCCGTCAGCCAACCAGGGCGTGATTGCCATCGTGACGAAGAAAGACACGGACGCGTTTTTCGCCGCCAGAAAGCTCAACCATATGGAGACCTGGATAGAGACGCAGGTCGAGCGTATCATCATCTCGAGGCTGGAAGGCGGATGTGTGGTCCCTATGGGCGCATACGCGTGCATGGTCGGGGATGAGCTGGACGTTATATGCGAGGTATTGTCGCTTGACGGAAGCCAGCAGGTCCGTGTCAGGGATACCATCCCGGTTGAAGGATACGAGGAGCATGCGGCTCGCATCGCCGAGCGGCTGTCGCTTGCGGGCGGTAAGGCGCTGGTGGATGCTGCCAAGAAAGAGCTAAGAGGCGTTACCGATGAACAGTGTAACTAA
- the hemL gene encoding glutamate-1-semialdehyde 2,1-aminomutase yields the protein MKQDLSRSMFEEAQGLFPGGVSSPVRAIKPFPFYTRSAKGSHITDVDGNELIDYCLGYGPLILGHAHPYIMEAIRSQLEKGWLYGTPSETEIQYAKKIRMYYPSMNVMRFVNTGTEATMGAIRAARGFTGRDKIVKIEGGFHGAHDAVLVKAGSGASTIGVPDSLGVPVDIAKNTLQVPYNDVLAMEEVLSAHKDEIACVIMEPVMGNMGPILPKDGYLKAVRNITREYDTLLIFDEVITGFRINMFGAQGYYGIDPDLTTLGKIAGGGLPIGVFGGRRDIMETVAPNGGVYQAGTYNGNPMSLTAGMAMVDFLERERVHHKVNEMGKAMWQSLTDVVRSMKLDYTVSGISSMFQIFFGPQPENYTDALKCDKAKFMEFWRHMLENGVFMPPSQFETNFLSYAHTKEDLERTVFAFKKSLGAIK from the coding sequence ATGAAGCAAGACCTTTCAAGATCGATGTTCGAAGAAGCACAGGGACTTTTCCCCGGCGGGGTATCAAGCCCCGTAAGGGCTATCAAGCCTTTTCCATTTTATACCAGGTCGGCTAAAGGAAGCCATATCACAGACGTTGACGGTAACGAGCTCATAGATTATTGCCTCGGCTACGGCCCTCTAATACTCGGGCATGCCCACCCCTACATTATGGAGGCCATAAGATCCCAGCTTGAAAAAGGCTGGCTATACGGAACTCCTTCCGAGACCGAGATACAGTACGCCAAAAAAATAAGGATGTACTATCCGAGCATGAACGTCATGAGGTTCGTAAATACCGGGACGGAAGCGACGATGGGCGCTATAAGGGCGGCAAGAGGCTTCACGGGAAGGGACAAGATAGTGAAGATCGAAGGCGGCTTCCACGGAGCCCACGACGCGGTGCTCGTAAAGGCAGGTTCAGGTGCCAGCACCATAGGGGTGCCCGACTCTCTAGGAGTCCCGGTAGACATTGCAAAAAATACCCTTCAGGTGCCTTACAACGACGTGCTCGCCATGGAAGAGGTACTGTCCGCGCATAAGGATGAGATCGCATGTGTCATCATGGAGCCGGTCATGGGCAACATGGGCCCCATACTCCCGAAGGACGGGTACTTAAAGGCCGTGAGGAACATAACACGCGAGTACGACACGCTGCTCATTTTCGACGAGGTCATAACCGGCTTCAGGATCAACATGTTCGGAGCTCAGGGATACTACGGGATAGATCCGGATCTTACGACGCTCGGAAAGATCGCCGGAGGCGGCCTGCCAATAGGCGTGTTCGGCGGAAGGCGCGACATCATGGAGACGGTCGCTCCGAACGGAGGCGTCTACCAGGCCGGAACGTACAACGGCAATCCCATGTCGCTGACTGCCGGCATGGCAATGGTGGATTTCCTTGAAAGGGAAAGGGTCCATCATAAGGTCAACGAGATGGGCAAGGCCATGTGGCAGTCGCTGACGGACGTCGTAAGGTCCATGAAGCTCGATTATACGGTCTCTGGCATATCGTCCATGTTCCAGATATTCTTCGGCCCGCAGCCCGAGAACTATACGGACGCGCTCAAATGCGACAAAGCCAAATTCATGGAGTTCTGGAGGCATATGCTGGAGAATGGCGTGTTCATGCCGCCGTCCCAGTTCGAGACCAATTTCCTCTCATATGCACATACGAAGGAAGACCTTGAGAGGACCGTGTTCGCATTCAAGAAGTCTCTGGGAGCCATAAAATGA
- the hemB gene encoding porphobilinogen synthase, which produces MNYPITRPRRLRQNKVIREMVKEFSLDIKDLICPIFIDETIETRVPVKSMPGVERIPLKDVGEEADIIESMGIPAVILFGIPSRKDDTGSEACAPGNVIETAVKAIKKKNRDLLVITDVCLCEYTTHGHCGPLDMEKETVNNDETLDLIARVAVNHAKAGADIVAPSGMMDGMVNAIRSELDFFGYKDTILMSYAAKYASSMYGPFRDAADSGFSMFDRQTYQMDAANSDEAMREVRMDIEEGADIIMVKPALSYLDIIYRVKSEFRVPVAAYNVSGEYAMIKAAASNGWLDENKVVRETLLSMKRAGADMIITYFAKDLAKML; this is translated from the coding sequence ATGAACTATCCTATAACAAGGCCAAGGCGGTTAAGACAGAATAAGGTCATCCGGGAGATGGTAAAAGAATTCTCCCTTGACATAAAGGACCTGATCTGTCCGATCTTTATCGATGAGACCATCGAGACAAGAGTTCCCGTAAAGTCGATGCCCGGCGTCGAGCGAATCCCGCTCAAGGACGTCGGAGAAGAGGCGGACATAATAGAAAGCATGGGGATCCCCGCCGTCATATTATTCGGCATACCGTCACGTAAGGACGATACCGGGAGCGAGGCCTGCGCTCCGGGAAATGTGATCGAGACAGCGGTAAAGGCGATAAAGAAAAAGAACCGGGACCTTTTAGTAATTACCGACGTATGCCTCTGCGAATATACTACACATGGCCATTGCGGTCCTCTTGACATGGAAAAAGAGACGGTCAATAACGACGAGACGCTGGACCTGATCGCCCGCGTCGCGGTCAACCACGCAAAGGCCGGCGCCGACATAGTCGCTCCTTCGGGCATGATGGACGGGATGGTCAACGCGATCCGGAGCGAGCTCGACTTTTTCGGGTATAAGGATACTATCCTCATGTCATATGCCGCAAAGTACGCTTCCTCCATGTACGGACCGTTCAGGGACGCGGCCGACTCGGGATTTTCCATGTTCGACAGGCAGACATACCAGATGGATGCCGCGAATTCCGACGAGGCTATGCGGGAGGTAAGGATGGACATCGAGGAGGGGGCTGACATAATTATGGTAAAGCCCGCGCTGTCTTACCTCGACATCATCTACCGCGTCAAGTCAGAGTTCAGGGTGCCTGTAGCGGCATATAACGTAAGCGGCGAGTACGCAATGATAAAAGCTGCCGCATCGAACGGGTGGCTCGACGAGAACAAAGTCGTCCGCGAGACCCTGCTTTCCATGAAGCGCGCCGGTGCGGACATGATAATCACATACTTTGCGAAAGACCTTGCGAAGATGCTATAA